The Halobacteriovorax sp. DA5 genome contains a region encoding:
- a CDS encoding chloride channel protein: MAADIGNDTRNIKYYFSFIALGVLTGIASSVFLHLLKIVTSLRFRYSYLIYFLPIAMVAVNFCYKKFSPISEKGNNLIIDEIHNPKRDIPLIMIPLILFSTLLSHLFGASVGREGSAVQMGGAIGNYLAKLFNHSKRKRAVLLMAGCGAGFGSAIGAPFAGAIFGIEAIYLNARIKLSTFLECLIASYIGFYTTHLLYAPHSNYIRFKFLGFSWNLIFYALIAGAAFGLVARIFVLTVEKSKLKIKTLGKPLLITFTGSVVLLLFYFVLNDFYKQRYTGLGIEVIQQALIEVVSIKDFILKFILTAISLVSGIKGGEFTPLVYIGTTMGSWMSSIVVINPNFLAALGFCVVFGSASNTPLACIAMGAEIFGYELLPYLFVAMAVGQFVSGKKTIYTSQIVKKFR, translated from the coding sequence ATGGCAGCAGACATTGGTAATGATACCCGAAATATAAAATACTACTTTTCTTTTATCGCTCTTGGCGTCCTAACTGGAATTGCTTCGTCTGTCTTTTTACACCTTTTAAAAATCGTTACATCTTTAAGGTTTCGTTATAGCTACCTTATTTATTTTCTTCCAATTGCAATGGTTGCTGTAAATTTCTGTTATAAGAAATTTTCTCCAATAAGTGAGAAGGGAAATAATCTTATTATTGATGAAATTCACAATCCAAAAAGGGATATTCCCCTTATCATGATTCCCCTGATTTTATTTTCGACGCTACTCTCTCATTTATTTGGTGCAAGTGTTGGCCGAGAGGGAAGTGCTGTTCAGATGGGGGGAGCAATTGGCAATTATCTGGCTAAATTATTCAATCATTCAAAAAGAAAGAGGGCGGTTCTTCTTATGGCCGGATGTGGGGCCGGGTTTGGCTCTGCTATTGGTGCTCCCTTTGCTGGAGCAATCTTTGGCATTGAGGCCATTTACTTAAATGCAAGAATAAAGTTATCGACTTTTCTTGAGTGCTTAATTGCTTCTTATATTGGCTTTTACACAACACATCTATTATATGCGCCACACTCAAATTATATTCGATTCAAATTTTTAGGTTTTTCATGGAATCTAATCTTCTATGCACTTATTGCTGGAGCTGCCTTTGGTCTAGTTGCAAGGATATTTGTTTTAACTGTTGAGAAATCAAAATTGAAAATTAAAACTTTGGGAAAACCTTTGCTAATTACATTTACGGGAAGTGTTGTTTTATTACTTTTCTACTTTGTACTTAATGACTTCTACAAGCAGCGCTACACTGGACTAGGTATCGAAGTTATTCAGCAGGCATTAATAGAAGTTGTTTCAATAAAAGATTTTATTTTAAAATTCATACTCACGGCAATTTCTCTTGTTTCAGGAATTAAAGGAGGAGAGTTTACACCTCTTGTTTATATTGGAACGACAATGGGCTCTTGGATGTCATCGATTGTTGTGATCAATCCAAACTTTCTCGCTGCTCTTGGTTTCTGTGTTGTTTTTGGAAGTGCTTCAAATACACCTCTTGCTTGTATTGCTATGGGAGCTGAGATCTTTGGTTATGAATTATTGCCATATCTCTTTGTTGCGATGGCCGTAGGACAATTTGTCTCGGGTAAGAAGACAATTTACACATCTCAAATCGTTAAGAAGTTTAGATAG
- a CDS encoding adenylyltransferase/cytidyltransferase family protein: MSKLDEIANSVELYSSETKSTVTLFGGSFHPFHQGHLECLNQCSEFEDNIIIVLDYSPWKSNEQEDPYGEYLKIKDATGARFPIYTGFWAQKLRRPTYEWLQEVKYPNINWLMGDDTFGSFLKWYEVEKVCQLLSKIYVVPRDEKMDEYREVEAKIKEFNSKLEVIYLKPHEYQELSSTAIRNK; encoded by the coding sequence ATGTCCAAATTAGATGAAATAGCCAATAGTGTAGAGCTTTATTCTTCTGAGACCAAGTCGACAGTTACATTGTTTGGAGGAAGTTTTCATCCATTTCATCAAGGGCATCTTGAGTGTCTAAATCAATGTAGTGAGTTTGAAGACAATATTATCATTGTCTTAGACTACAGCCCTTGGAAGTCCAATGAACAAGAGGATCCGTACGGAGAGTATCTAAAGATCAAAGATGCCACAGGAGCTCGATTTCCTATCTATACGGGCTTTTGGGCCCAGAAGCTTAGAAGACCCACATATGAGTGGCTGCAAGAGGTTAAATACCCAAATATTAATTGGTTGATGGGTGATGATACATTTGGCTCATTTTTAAAATGGTATGAAGTTGAAAAAGTATGTCAGCTGCTTTCAAAAATCTATGTTGTGCCTCGTGATGAGAAAATGGATGAGTATAGGGAAGTGGAAGCTAAGATAAAAGAGTTTAATTCAAAGCTTGAGGTGATCTATCTTAAGCCTCATGAGTATCAAGAGCTAAGTTCGACAGCGATTCGGAATAAGTAG
- a CDS encoding TM2 domain-containing protein, translating to MNQQQGILPNNSHSKVMGYLLWLFGFMGAHRFYYGKPISGTIWMLTLGLLGLGWLVDIFLIPSMDEECDNRYYEGVLDYNIAWILLTFLGVFGFHKFYQGKILMGILYLLTGGFFLFGVLYDFWTLNEQIDDINKGIA from the coding sequence ATGAATCAACAACAAGGAATTCTCCCTAATAACTCTCACAGTAAAGTCATGGGATATCTATTGTGGCTTTTTGGATTTATGGGAGCTCATCGCTTCTACTATGGTAAGCCTATCTCAGGAACGATCTGGATGCTAACACTAGGCCTTTTAGGGCTTGGCTGGCTAGTAGATATCTTTCTAATTCCTTCTATGGATGAAGAATGTGATAATCGCTATTATGAGGGCGTCCTTGATTATAATATCGCTTGGATTCTTCTAACATTTCTAGGTGTCTTTGGATTTCATAAGTTTTATCAAGGAAAGATTCTTATGGGGATACTCTATCTTCTAACGGGTGGCTTCTTCCTCTTTGGCGTTCTTTATGACTTTTGGACACTTAATGAGCAAATCGACGATATCAACAAAGGTATAGCATAA
- a CDS encoding aminotransferase class IV: protein MKVISINGQILEREEDAKISVLDRGFLYGDSVYEVTEVRNGKIGFLKEHLERLQNSALKMHMHLQLNFTEYEKRIVDVAKKLHEAGHDRCYIRLIVTRGEGEITLDPQAASNQNVIIIGKELPENPSTWYEDGVEVIIASTLRNPVKSMDPNIKSGNYLNNILAYNEAKEAGYFDAIMLNQDGNVTECTTSNIWIVKDGIFKTPPIAAGLLKGITRENVIRILGEQGIPFEEVNFTGSELKEADECFLTSSTKYLVPIVKVDDTTIGNGKPGSKTIQVLDIFKSEL, encoded by the coding sequence ATGAAAGTAATAAGTATCAATGGCCAAATTCTAGAGCGAGAAGAAGATGCAAAAATATCTGTACTTGATCGCGGCTTCCTCTACGGTGATTCTGTCTACGAAGTAACGGAAGTTAGAAATGGTAAAATTGGTTTTCTAAAAGAGCACCTTGAACGCTTACAAAACTCTGCTTTAAAGATGCACATGCATCTTCAACTCAACTTTACTGAATATGAAAAGCGCATTGTAGACGTTGCAAAGAAGCTGCACGAAGCAGGTCATGACAGATGCTATATACGATTAATTGTCACACGAGGAGAGGGAGAAATTACTCTTGACCCGCAAGCGGCCAGTAATCAAAATGTCATTATCATCGGTAAAGAGCTTCCTGAAAATCCTAGCACTTGGTATGAAGATGGTGTTGAGGTAATTATCGCTTCAACTCTTAGAAATCCAGTCAAGTCGATGGACCCAAATATCAAATCTGGAAACTATCTTAATAATATCCTTGCATATAACGAGGCCAAAGAAGCAGGCTACTTTGATGCCATCATGCTTAACCAAGATGGCAATGTCACAGAATGTACAACGAGTAATATCTGGATAGTAAAAGATGGTATTTTTAAAACGCCCCCTATTGCAGCTGGACTTCTTAAAGGTATTACCAGAGAAAATGTTATTCGTATTCTTGGCGAACAAGGCATCCCATTTGAAGAGGTAAACTTCACGGGAAGTGAGCTTAAAGAAGCTGACGAATGCTTTCTTACATCATCAACAAAATACCTTGTTCCAATTGTAAAAGTTGACGACACAACGATCGGAAATGGAAAACCTGGAAGTAAAACTATACAAGTGCTTGATATCTTTAAGTCTGAACTCTGA
- a CDS encoding diiron oxygenase yields METRLISKLEKLNKQSVERAFTVDALDWSKPIDKNLKWTPEEMVTISYLPSYDLLTEAQKLRFNQLIGLSICEQFIWFENVLLNPALKSCKRIYKLNPQMTEAIDHFMEEEDKHGEIFLRMLMKAEPENYSKERPLRIFKLGPVQNFIMKVVTTFPNIFLWWIWIALFFEERTLDISKKYNKALKAGEVDWNFWQCHYYHMLDEVRHQQIDECFLAAFYDKANPILRKINASVFVKFISSYFGPKRLAGRILELMQEEFSDLSQETVNQLKGEFESLRTNVEFQRSAFSRQGLGRTYELLAKYNEMDGFWDLLLEESKEDHIGKNRYVRGTHSTILN; encoded by the coding sequence ATGGAAACAAGACTTATTAGCAAATTAGAAAAACTTAATAAGCAATCTGTAGAGCGTGCTTTCACTGTTGATGCACTTGATTGGTCTAAACCAATCGATAAGAATCTCAAGTGGACACCAGAAGAAATGGTCACTATCTCTTACTTACCTAGTTATGATCTGCTTACTGAAGCACAAAAACTTAGATTCAATCAATTAATTGGACTCTCTATTTGTGAGCAATTTATTTGGTTTGAAAATGTTCTTCTAAATCCGGCACTTAAAAGCTGTAAAAGAATCTATAAGCTTAATCCTCAAATGACTGAGGCCATTGATCACTTTATGGAAGAAGAAGATAAGCACGGTGAAATCTTTCTTAGAATGCTCATGAAGGCAGAGCCAGAAAACTATTCGAAAGAGAGACCTCTTCGTATTTTTAAACTTGGCCCAGTTCAAAACTTTATCATGAAGGTTGTTACGACATTTCCAAATATCTTTCTATGGTGGATTTGGATTGCTCTATTCTTTGAAGAGAGAACATTAGATATTTCTAAAAAATACAATAAGGCCCTTAAGGCCGGTGAAGTGGACTGGAACTTTTGGCAATGCCACTACTATCATATGCTTGATGAAGTAAGACATCAGCAAATTGATGAGTGTTTCCTTGCAGCTTTTTATGACAAAGCAAATCCTATTCTTAGAAAGATTAATGCCAGCGTTTTTGTGAAATTCATTTCGTCATACTTTGGTCCAAAGAGACTTGCAGGAAGAATTCTAGAGCTAATGCAAGAAGAGTTCAGCGATCTTTCACAAGAGACAGTAAATCAATTAAAGGGTGAATTTGAGTCACTTCGTACAAATGTAGAATTTCAACGAAGTGCCTTTTCGAGACAGGGGCTTGGCCGTACTTATGAGCTACTGGCCAAATATAATGAGATGGATGGTTTTTGGGATCTACTGCTTGAAGAAAGCAAAGAAGATCACATCGGAAAAAATCGATACGTACGTGGTACGCATTCGACAATTCTAAACTAG
- a CDS encoding rhodanese-like domain-containing protein, whose translation MKYIVLSILLLTSCIGTDGIKDQRKVIGSMATALSKKYPSVENIDCDYLKRRLRLKDNRLVIVDARDIYQFEVSHIERAIPLSKLHEVYPQLQGKEVVVYSTIGTRSTKAILELSKTNPNTKFTNLFGGILEWLQCGQKIYLMGKETKEIRFENDAWNIIPEGYKAILP comes from the coding sequence ATGAAATATATTGTTCTCTCAATACTTCTGCTAACTTCTTGTATCGGAACTGATGGAATCAAGGATCAGAGAAAAGTTATTGGCAGTATGGCAACCGCCCTTTCTAAGAAGTACCCAAGCGTTGAAAATATCGACTGTGACTACCTAAAAAGACGCTTACGTTTAAAAGATAATCGCCTCGTAATTGTAGATGCACGAGATATTTATCAATTTGAAGTTTCTCACATTGAACGCGCAATTCCTTTATCGAAGCTTCATGAAGTCTATCCTCAACTTCAAGGCAAAGAAGTTGTCGTCTACTCTACAATTGGAACTCGTTCAACGAAGGCAATACTCGAGCTCTCTAAAACTAATCCTAATACAAAGTTTACAAATTTATTTGGTGGAATCCTCGAGTGGCTACAATGTGGCCAGAAGATTTATCTAATGGGTAAGGAAACAAAAGAAATTCGCTTCGAGAATGACGCCTGGAATATCATCCCAGAAGGATACAAAGCAATTCTCCCATGA
- a CDS encoding inorganic pyrophosphatase — MTNSELNDFLEKYGKMFRPNPWHGIKTWDNEDKKVLNAYIEITPNDRVKYEVHKESGYLMVDRPQKFSNIIPQLYGLIPRTYSDSKSASFAEAETGRTGIDGDHDPIDICVLAEKNIVQGDILVNCIPVGGFRMLDGGEIDDKIIAVLKDDAMFGHITDIDQVPAAVLAELKHYFLTYKEIPVKDGEAKVEITETYNAETAMKVINLGVEDYNEKFVK; from the coding sequence ATGACTAACTCAGAGCTAAATGATTTCTTAGAGAAATATGGAAAAATGTTTAGGCCAAATCCATGGCATGGTATCAAGACTTGGGACAATGAAGATAAGAAAGTTCTTAATGCTTATATCGAAATTACTCCTAACGACCGCGTGAAATATGAAGTTCATAAAGAAAGTGGATACCTAATGGTAGATCGTCCACAGAAGTTCTCAAATATTATTCCACAATTATATGGATTAATCCCACGCACTTACTCTGACTCAAAATCAGCAAGCTTTGCTGAAGCAGAAACAGGACGCACAGGAATTGATGGAGATCATGATCCAATCGATATTTGTGTACTTGCGGAAAAGAATATTGTTCAAGGTGATATCCTAGTTAACTGTATTCCTGTTGGTGGTTTTAGAATGCTAGATGGTGGTGAAATTGATGATAAAATCATCGCTGTACTAAAAGACGATGCAATGTTTGGTCACATCACTGATATCGATCAAGTTCCTGCTGCTGTACTTGCAGAACTTAAGCACTACTTCCTAACTTACAAGGAAATCCCTGTAAAAGATGGTGAAGCTAAAGTAGAAATTACAGAAACATACAATGCTGAAACAGCAATGAAAGTTATCAACCTCGGCGTAGAAGACTATAATGAAAAATTTGTTAAATAA
- a CDS encoding response regulator, translated as MPYKVLIVDDEPDILELLAEELEFEGYETECANSGNSAVKLINSGKHLMP; from the coding sequence ATGCCGTACAAAGTTTTAATCGTCGATGACGAACCAGATATTCTAGAACTATTGGCCGAAGAGCTTGAGTTTGAAGGTTATGAGACAGAGTGCGCCAACTCTGGAAATAGCGCTGTAAAGCTTATCAATAGTGGAAAACATTTGATGCCATAA
- a CDS encoding YceI family protein translates to MKNLLNNYKGCLIGHLFFALLISLNTLGSSYIVNKEHSKLKFSVKYMALTDVEGQFDDYTIYFKKDDNTISDLQGEIIVKSINTFDKKRDQHLKKNEFFNAENFPIIKFKSAQAIVLKDKKADAKLAITVKEKTKTVPVSLKYLGKRTDPWTNKEGIYFEGSFKINRFDFGINWSKNFDGGLVVGEEVIINFTIEAYQSNDKPAFSRFYLPTESVKREVSLDAQTSGGPLILPSGKITKNTTANVAPDSDYTEISNILLTLVSTGILFIVTIVFGIWGQAKLVNYLEEKGMSENVTLLLSTIIVTSFIVACIYITSEYTGVGTHPLFKR, encoded by the coding sequence ATGAAAAATTTGTTAAATAATTACAAAGGGTGCCTTATTGGGCACCTTTTTTTTGCCCTACTAATTTCCCTTAATACTCTTGGATCTTCTTATATTGTTAATAAAGAACATTCAAAATTAAAGTTCAGTGTTAAGTACATGGCCTTGACTGATGTTGAAGGTCAATTTGACGATTACACAATTTACTTTAAGAAAGACGATAATACGATCTCTGATCTTCAAGGTGAGATCATCGTTAAGAGTATCAATACTTTTGATAAGAAAAGAGATCAGCACTTAAAGAAAAATGAATTCTTCAATGCTGAGAATTTTCCAATTATCAAATTTAAAAGTGCTCAGGCCATTGTTTTAAAAGACAAAAAGGCCGATGCAAAGCTAGCGATAACAGTAAAAGAAAAAACGAAGACTGTTCCTGTTAGCTTAAAATATCTTGGTAAGCGTACTGATCCTTGGACTAATAAAGAAGGGATCTACTTTGAAGGAAGCTTTAAGATCAATCGTTTTGACTTTGGTATCAACTGGAGTAAAAACTTTGACGGCGGACTTGTTGTTGGTGAAGAAGTTATCATCAACTTTACGATCGAAGCCTATCAATCAAATGATAAGCCGGCTTTTTCTCGCTTTTACCTTCCAACAGAATCAGTAAAACGTGAAGTCTCTCTGGATGCTCAGACATCCGGAGGGCCTCTCATCCTTCCAAGTGGAAAAATCACAAAGAACACGACAGCAAATGTCGCTCCTGATAGTGACTATACTGAAATTTCAAATATCCTCCTGACACTTGTTTCAACAGGTATTCTATTTATTGTAACCATCGTTTTTGGTATCTGGGGACAGGCCAAGCTAGTTAATTATTTAGAAGAGAAAGGAATGTCAGAAAATGTTACACTCCTACTATCAACAATAATCGTAACATCTTTTATTGTTGCATGTATCTACATCACTAGTGAATACACGGGTGTAGGAACTCACCCTCTTTTTAAGCGTTAA
- the rpsD gene encoding 30S ribosomal protein S4 has translation MAKSTTARSRFKIQRALGVELPGLGKAGALARRPYGPGVHGNKRKKISDYAVRLKEKQKLVFHYGLREKQLVTYVKQAKKNTAGKPWMEVLLSNLESRLNNVVFRLGFAPSMMAASQMVSHGQILVNGKKVDRSSFIVGQGDVISLTEKGYNNQLYKQTQETPRFAAVPACYNVEGTDKKKATMVAAPLESDVPFEFNSQLVIEYYWKVK, from the coding sequence ATGGCAAAGAGTACTACAGCGAGATCACGCTTTAAAATCCAAAGAGCACTAGGTGTTGAACTTCCAGGTCTTGGTAAAGCTGGTGCATTAGCACGTCGTCCATACGGACCAGGTGTACACGGTAACAAAAGAAAGAAAATTTCTGACTACGCCGTTCGTCTAAAAGAAAAACAAAAACTAGTATTCCACTACGGTCTAAGAGAAAAGCAACTTGTTACTTACGTTAAGCAAGCTAAGAAGAACACTGCTGGTAAGCCATGGATGGAAGTACTTCTATCTAACCTTGAGTCAAGACTGAACAACGTAGTTTTCAGACTTGGATTTGCACCATCAATGATGGCAGCTTCTCAAATGGTTTCTCACGGACAAATCCTAGTTAACGGAAAGAAAGTTGACCGTTCATCTTTCATCGTTGGCCAAGGTGATGTTATCTCTCTAACTGAGAAAGGTTATAACAACCAACTTTACAAGCAAACTCAAGAAACTCCACGTTTCGCAGCAGTTCCAGCTTGTTACAATGTTGAAGGTACAGATAAGAAGAAAGCAACTATGGTTGCTGCTCCTCTTGAATCAGATGTACCATTTGAATTCAACTCTCAGCTAGTTATTGAGTACTACTGGAAAGTTAAGTAA
- the dtd gene encoding D-aminoacyl-tRNA deacylase, whose product MKVVIQRVSSSNVKVNNKVVAQISKGLHLLVCIEHDDNRQTIQKACEKILALRIFADEQGRMNRSVVDIEGSILAVSQFTLSWNGKKGNRPSFDGSAKPEVANKLFDEFVEILKNTVPVEKGVFGESMAVVIHNDGPVTFHIEF is encoded by the coding sequence ATGAAAGTAGTTATTCAACGAGTCTCTAGTTCTAATGTAAAAGTAAATAATAAAGTTGTGGCCCAGATATCTAAGGGCCTTCACTTACTAGTCTGTATTGAACATGACGACAACCGACAAACAATCCAAAAGGCTTGTGAGAAGATCCTTGCTTTAAGAATATTTGCAGACGAGCAAGGAAGAATGAATCGTTCTGTTGTGGATATTGAAGGAAGTATTCTTGCGGTTTCACAATTCACTCTTTCTTGGAATGGTAAGAAAGGTAATCGACCAAGCTTTGATGGAAGCGCCAAGCCTGAAGTTGCAAATAAATTATTTGATGAGTTTGTTGAGATACTAAAAAACACTGTCCCTGTAGAGAAGGGAGTCTTTGGAGAAAGCATGGCCGTCGTAATACATAACGACGGGCCAGTAACTTTTCATATTGAATTTTAA
- a CDS encoding CFI-box-CTERM domain-containing protein, translating to MQKLFKIFIFLYLTITSAYGASLSLDDKTEPIFYLRNSTGENLNELFYNLGGDGSTPEAAITLYVPLSLGTGTQDFAYYTADSGGLSPNLADETSELGGLYLQDVDSLAYTNEELYVALKDNDNSNPAFRIVTQIPSSQVEAPFVSFADICSTSELNCAGITDSIASIKDSVELVLFFMPNDTDYSSNEEVEIPDAVGRAIYFKLVISAAATDIRTRATLNIIGTYAGDQTAVIEYTGDHGGNGAYISRMALYVQSGGGVVTRNINDIRIVEDQSNEGNVKVTNLTNNTTYSSAISYLDHFGYIGPGSVSNADLATQTGNYQPKPIEKLLSQNQCYLVTAGFQRDHYVLNYFRVIRDEYLMKTTLGAAFVDFYYSSAPFFVETILNNKALASMVKRYSFSMYFILQNILFIIGCMTIITLLTFRRELTYAVQSFNRR from the coding sequence ATGCAGAAATTATTTAAAATCTTCATTTTTCTTTACCTTACAATCACTAGTGCTTACGGTGCGTCTCTGAGTCTGGATGACAAAACTGAGCCAATCTTCTACTTGAGAAATTCTACAGGTGAGAACTTAAATGAGCTTTTTTATAATTTGGGTGGGGATGGTTCCACTCCTGAAGCCGCGATTACTCTTTATGTTCCCCTAAGCCTTGGGACGGGAACTCAAGATTTTGCTTATTATACTGCAGACTCTGGGGGGCTAAGCCCAAACTTGGCAGATGAAACATCTGAGTTAGGTGGTCTCTACTTACAAGATGTTGACTCACTTGCTTACACTAATGAAGAGCTTTACGTTGCATTAAAAGATAACGACAATTCAAATCCTGCTTTTCGAATTGTTACTCAAATACCAAGCTCTCAAGTTGAAGCTCCCTTTGTAAGTTTTGCAGATATCTGTTCAACGAGTGAGCTAAATTGTGCTGGTATTACAGACTCTATCGCTTCTATTAAAGACAGTGTTGAATTAGTGTTATTCTTTATGCCTAATGATACTGATTACAGCTCAAATGAAGAAGTAGAGATTCCGGATGCTGTTGGTAGAGCAATCTACTTTAAGCTTGTTATTAGTGCAGCAGCTACTGATATTAGAACTCGTGCAACACTTAACATTATTGGTACATATGCAGGGGATCAGACTGCTGTTATTGAGTACACCGGTGATCATGGTGGTAATGGTGCCTATATTTCTCGAATGGCCCTTTACGTGCAAAGTGGCGGTGGAGTTGTAACGAGAAATATTAATGATATTAGAATTGTTGAAGATCAATCAAATGAAGGTAATGTAAAGGTAACTAACCTTACTAATAATACTACCTACAGTTCGGCAATTTCATATCTTGATCATTTTGGCTATATCGGTCCAGGGAGTGTGAGTAATGCTGATTTGGCCACGCAAACTGGAAATTATCAACCGAAGCCAATTGAAAAGCTTTTGTCGCAAAATCAGTGCTATCTCGTGACTGCAGGCTTTCAAAGAGATCATTATGTCTTGAATTACTTTCGTGTCATTCGCGATGAGTACTTGATGAAGACGACGCTAGGGGCAGCATTTGTTGATTTTTACTATAGCAGTGCGCCATTTTTTGTTGAAACGATCTTAAATAACAAGGCCTTGGCCTCGATGGTTAAGAGATATAGTTTCTCAATGTATTTTATTTTACAAAATATCCTGTTTATAATAGGATGCATGACTATAATTACGTTGTTAACGTTTAGAAGAGAATTAACATATGCCGTACAAAGTTTTAATCGTCGATGA
- a CDS encoding ectonucleotide pyrophosphatase/phosphodiesterase: MKKLLAPLAIISLFSYSSCTKNDSTYKNSYHIERSSQNVASEEELQNINPVLLISLDGYRYDYTKNYKPKFLTKFSNEGTQLKSLIPSYPTKTFPNHLSIATGSYPMNHGIVANHFYAPDLKLNYSLKDRKAVRNKNFYLSPTIWTAAEEQGLKTATLFWPGSEADISGIRPSYWYDYIHKMPHENRIKQILEWLKLPTKERPYFMTLYFPDVDSAGHHYGTKSKEVKEAIENVDTSLEKLITAATKLVPNLNIIIVSDHGMEDIDQNKKEIILKDETLALLKDDYRIFGEGPIVQFYKKEIEQKIVLDIQATLKQINAKAKNFKCYDKDSIPSRYNFKNNVRIGTFACIANAGWWIAATDFDTPAGSHGWDQFTNQRMHGIFYAQGPDFKKNYIADSKENIHIFPLVLRLLGLDNHYQIDGKIEAIQEVINQ; encoded by the coding sequence ATGAAGAAGTTACTAGCTCCGTTAGCAATAATAAGCTTATTCTCGTATAGCTCATGTACGAAGAACGACTCCACTTACAAGAATAGTTATCATATTGAGAGATCAAGCCAGAATGTGGCCTCTGAAGAAGAATTACAAAATATAAACCCTGTACTTCTTATTTCTCTTGATGGTTATCGATACGATTATACAAAGAACTATAAACCAAAATTTTTAACAAAATTTTCAAATGAAGGAACTCAATTAAAAAGTCTCATTCCTTCTTATCCGACGAAAACATTTCCAAATCATCTCTCGATTGCAACAGGTAGCTACCCGATGAATCATGGAATTGTGGCAAATCATTTCTATGCTCCAGATCTAAAGTTAAACTACTCTCTAAAAGATCGAAAAGCGGTAAGAAATAAGAACTTCTATCTTTCACCTACGATTTGGACAGCTGCAGAAGAGCAAGGACTAAAGACTGCTACTCTATTTTGGCCAGGATCTGAAGCTGATATTTCAGGAATAAGACCTTCGTATTGGTATGACTATATTCATAAAATGCCACATGAAAATCGCATCAAACAGATCCTAGAATGGCTGAAACTACCGACTAAAGAAAGGCCATACTTCATGACTCTCTACTTCCCAGATGTGGACTCTGCCGGCCACCATTACGGAACAAAATCAAAAGAAGTAAAAGAGGCCATTGAGAATGTAGACACCTCTCTTGAGAAATTAATCACAGCAGCAACAAAACTTGTTCCAAATCTAAATATCATAATTGTTTCAGATCATGGAATGGAAGATATTGATCAGAACAAGAAGGAAATCATCTTAAAAGATGAAACGCTGGCCCTGTTAAAAGATGATTATCGAATTTTTGGAGAGGGACCAATTGTTCAATTCTATAAAAAAGAAATAGAACAAAAGATCGTCTTAGATATTCAAGCAACACTTAAACAAATAAACGCAAAAGCAAAGAACTTTAAGTGCTATGATAAAGATTCAATTCCATCACGATACAATTTCAAAAATAATGTTCGTATTGGAACATTTGCCTGTATTGCTAATGCTGGTTGGTGGATTGCCGCAACAGACTTTGATACACCGGCGGGCTCACATGGCTGGGATCAGTTTACAAATCAGAGGATGCATGGAATTTTCTACGCTCAAGGGCCAGATTTTAAAAAGAATTACATTGCAGACTCAAAAGAGAATATTCACATCTTCCCTCTTGTCTTAAGGCTTCTAGGCCTTGATAACCATTATCAAATTGATGGTAAAATTGAAGCGATCCAAGAAGTCATCAATCAATAG
- a CDS encoding VOC family protein, which produces MKFLHTMVRVTSLDESMDFYCNKLGLKEVHRIESEAGRFSLVYLSAPEDEEKALKEQAPLIELTYNWPDENGNTEKLPTSSRNWGHLAFRVDDIYETCQKLMDQGVTINRPPRDGYMAFLKSPDDISIELLQKGEPLAPSAPWKDMENIGSW; this is translated from the coding sequence ATGAAGTTTCTCCACACAATGGTTAGAGTAACTAGCCTAGACGAAAGTATGGACTTCTATTGTAATAAACTTGGACTTAAAGAGGTTCACCGTATCGAGAGTGAAGCGGGTAGATTTTCACTTGTCTATTTAAGTGCACCTGAAGATGAAGAAAAAGCATTAAAGGAGCAAGCTCCACTAATCGAGCTTACTTATAATTGGCCTGATGAAAATGGTAATACTGAAAAGCTACCTACGAGTAGTCGAAATTGGGGCCATCTAGCGTTTCGTGTTGATGACATTTATGAAACTTGTCAGAAACTAATGGATCAAGGGGTGACAATTAATCGTCCACCTAGAGATGGATATATGGCATTCTTAAAATCGCCAGATGATATCTCAATAGAGTTACTTCAAAAAGGTGAGCCATTGGCCCCATCTGCACCATGGAAAGATATGGAGAATATCGGATCTTGGTAA